ATCGTCGTCATTCTCTCGGATGACTACGGCTACGGCAGCGTGGGCTGCTATGGGGCGGATGGAAAACTGATCCAGACCCCGAACCTGGATCGCCTGGCCAAGGAAGGTCGCCGCTTCACCGATGCGAATACCACCTCCTCCGTCTGTTCGCCCACGCGTTATTCCCTCATCACCGGGCGCTACTGCTGGCGCACCTCGGAGAAGCATGGCGTGCTCGGCACTTTCTCGCCACTGCACATCGAGACCACTCGGCTGAACATGGCCTCCCTGCTGAAGAAGCATGGCTACAACACCGCTGCGATCGGTAAATGGCACCTGGGTTATGGCAAGGCGGATGATTCACCCGTCTGGAAGACCGACTACGCCGCCGAGCTTTCCCCAGGCCCGCTCGATATCGGCTTCGACTACCACTTTGGCGTGCCCGCCAATCATGGCGACCTCACCGGTATCTATGTGGAGAACCGCTTCGTCTATGGCCTGCGTGACGGCAAAATCCCCGCTGGCATGAAGATCAGCGGCCCTGACCGTGACAACCCCAACTTCAAAGCCACTTACACCGCTGAAGACACCGAGAGTGGTCGCGTGCAGACGCTGGATCTGGATGCCCCTCGCCGCATCAATGAGAAGGTCATGCCCTACCTCACGGAAAAATCCGCCGACTGGATCCGCCAGCAGTCGAAGGACACCCCGTTCTTTCTCTACTACACTCCCGTGGCCGTCCACAACCCCGTGACACCGGACAAGGACATTGCGGGCACCAGCAAGGCCGGCCCCTATGGCGACTGGATTCATGAACTCGATCGCAGTGTCGGCGGCATCCTTGCGGCTCTGGATGAGAAGGGCCTCACCGACAATACTCTCGTGATTTTCACCGCTGACAACGGCGGGGTCTTCCGGCCTGAACGCGACATGCCACAGACGGACGCCTACAAGGCAGGACTGAAGGTCAATGGCATCCTGCGTGGGGGTAAGCACACCGTCTGGCAGGGTGGTTTCACCGTGCCCTTCATCGCCCGCTGGCCCGGTCATGTACCCGCAGGCACCGTGTGCAAAGAGATGGTCAGTCTTGCCGATATCCTGGCCACTACGGCCGCCCTCGTGGGTGAAAAACTGCCTGCCGCAGGAACGGCCGCTGAGGATAGCTACAACATCCTGCCTGCTCTCTTGGGGCAAGAAGCCAAACCTGCGCGCAGCGACATGATCGTTCACAGTTCAGACGGCATTTATGCCATCCGCAAAGGCCCGTGGAAATGGATCGAAGGCGTGCCTGCACAGGGGATCCGACGCAAGCAGTCCGAGGAGTTCAAACCCCAACTTTACAATGTGCAAGAAGACCCCTCCGAAACCAAAGAGGTCAGTGCCGAGCATCCTGAAGTGGTGAAGGAACTCAGTGCCCTGCTCGTGCGCTATCGCGATGGCGGTTACAGCCGCGAGATGCCTCCCATTCTGGAGAAACCTCAGCCCAAAATCGCGGAACTCCCTGCCGTCTCCGGCGAGGCTGTGCTGACGGAATCCCTGGCTGAAGTGCCCGGGAAACCCTGGACGACCGGACGTGGAGTCTGGAAGTCGAAAGACGGGGCCGTATGGGGCACTCAAAAAGGTGCCAAGGATGCCGGAGCTACCCTGCGTGTGCCGATTTCTGTGAAGGAAGGCACGCTCGACTATCAGATCCAATTCCAGGGTGCCGACCGCCATTCCATGCGCATCGAAGCCGGGGCCGACAAACGCTCTTTCCGTGTCGAGATCAGCCCCACCCATGTCGGCCTGACGAAGAACCCCGAGCCCGGTCAGGATAAAACGCAGACTGAACCACTCGCCCGCAAAGCCATCGAGCTCCAGCCCGATCTCTGGTATCCGGTGCGCATTACCTTCAAGGGAGACACCGTCACCGTGCAGGTGAATGACACCGTCATCAGCGGAACACACGCCTTGTTAGGTGAAGAGAAAAAGGCCCTCAACTTCCTCGTCTTTGGCGACGGTCTTGGCTTCAAGAATGTGAAGCTGGTGAAGTGAATGGGCCCCAGCCTCTTTTCGTGCGCCTTATTGCAAGCAACCGTAGGCCGGATGTGTTCGGCGGGGTGAACTTCGCCCTCATCTTTAAGCCAACCGCCGATCTATCCGGCTCTCCCCGAAGATGTGCATACTCTCCAGGGTGTTCACCATCTCCCCCAAGCGCCGGATAGTTTGGCGATGAGGCTCTTATCGAACCACAAGCGTTCTGCTCCAAACACATCCCGCCTACGTTAGTCAGCCATCTCTCGTCTCCTCCTTGGCGCTTTTTGCGTTTTCTTGCGGCCAACTCAAAGGTAAGGTCACGCTTACTTGCCACTCACTTTCTCCCGGATAAAAGCCTTCAACGGCTCAGGAGAGGACTCCAGAGGGTAGGTTTGCAGGGCCTTGTCTTTCAGGGCTTCCAGCGTCGGGTGGAGGGGCTCCGTGCCGGTGGCTTCCTGCACCACTTCGGGAAACTTCGCGGGACTCGCAGTGCTGAGCACGACACTCACACGATCTTCCGCCAGACCGGTGAAGGCGCAGGCGGTGTGGGGGTCCACCACGTAACTGTAGTCACGCCAGACTTGGGCGATGGTGTCGGCGATCATCGCGTCATCCATGCGGGTGGCACGGAAGCTGGACTTCGGTTTCGGCAGCGTCACACGTTCGCCTTGTTTCATGCGCAGCATTACCTGCCGCACCTGCTCCTGATCCTTGCCTAACAGGAAGTAGAGATAACGCTCGAAATTTGAGGCCGCCTGGATGTCCATGCTCGGCGCATAGCTCGGGCGCACTTCGCCTTGCTTGTATTCACCCGATTCGAAGAAGCGATACAGGATGTCGTTTTGGTTCGTCGCCACCCGGAAGCCGCCGCAGGGCAGGCCCATCTGCTGAGCCAGCCAACCGGCCAGCACGTTGCCAAAGTTCCCCGTCGGCACCACGAACTCCACCGTCGCGCGGGCTTCAGCAGGCAGCTTCAGCCAAGCCCAGATGTAATACACGCACTGGGCCAGCACCCGGGCGATGTTGATGCTGTTCACCGCCGAGAGATTCACGGCGGAAACAAACGCAGGATCGCCAAAGCACTCCTTCACCACGCCTTGGGCATCGTCAAAGGTGCCGGGCATCGGGATCGCATAGACATTGCTGGCGCCCGTGCAGGCCATCTGGCGCTCCTGCAGCGGGGCCACGCGGCCATTCGGATACAGGATGAAGATATCGATGCCGTCCTGCCCCATGCAGCCGTGGATGGCGGCACTGCCGGTATCGCCGGAGGTGGCACCCAGCACGGCCAGCTTCTTGCCCTTCAGCTTCACCTGCCGCTTATACAGCAGGCCCAGGAGCTGTAGGGCAAAGTCCTTGAACGCCAGGGTCGGCCCATGCCAAAGCTCCAGCACATGGATTTGGTCCGAGAGCTTTTTCAGAGGCGCCACGTCGGGCGAATCGAATTTGGAGTATGCTTCCTGGGTCAGCGCACGCCACTCCTCCGCCGGGATCTCTGGAGCAAAGAGCTGGAAAAACTCCGCAGCCAGTTCCGCATAGGATAGCGACGCCCAACCTGCGAGTTTCCCTGCGATATCCGGCAGCTTTTCCGGCAAAAACAGCCCCCCATCTGTCGCCAGACCGGCTTCGACAGCTTCAGAAAACGTATGGGGACGGGTCTGCCCGCGGGTGGAAATGTAAAACATGATCAGGGGTTGGTCAGTCAGCCTGCATGCCTAGGCGCACTTGGGCCAAATCGCAAGCCCAGACCCACCCAGGTGCACACCCTTCAAGTTTCGTGCGGCGACACGATTCGATATCTTGACATCTCCTCCGGCCATCGCCAAACTGCGACCTCTGCGGAAAAGCAGTCTGCGGGCGTAGTTCAATGGTAGAACACGAGCTTCCCAAGCTTGATACGTGGGTTCGATTCCCATCGCCCGCTCCATTTTCTCCTCATCAACGATGGCTTCATTGCACGTGATTGGAAAGGGCCTTGAGCAGGCCAAGACCGATTCTTTATAAAAATCGTCATTCTTCCGCAGCGGAATCCGTGGCATGGCATCCCGACACGCTAAGCCGATGCACCTGCGAATCGCCATCTTCCTTCATCTCGCCTGTTTGATCTGTTCCGGAGCGGACATCGCAGAACCCATGGAAAACCCCGTCCAAAGCCCACCCCCACAACCGCGCCAAGCCTGGGCACCCATCGAGCTTAAAGCGGATGATAAGCCCGCCTTTCCTGCCCCACTCCCAGGTTGGGATGAGCCGCGCGATGACATCCCTCATGGGAAGCTGGAGATCCTCGAGTATCATTCCAAGACCGTCGGCACGCGACGGAAGCTGAACGTCTATACCCCGCCTGATTATGTGCCGGAGAAAAAATACCCCGTGCTCTATCTCCTGCACGGGATTGGGGGAGATGAATGGGAGTGGGAGCGCGGCGCTCAGGTGAATGTGATCCTCGATAATCTCATCGCTGATGGCAAAGCCGAATCCATGATCGTGGTCATGCCCAATGGCCGGGCTCAGACGAATGACCGACCCACCGGCGATGTCTTCCAGCACGCGCCCGCCTTCACCGTCTTCGAGCATGACCTGCTGGAGGATGTGATCCCGACCATCGAGTCGCGCCATGCCGTGCGAAAGGATCGTGAGCAGCGCGCACTTGCAGGCCTCTCGATGGGGGGCGGGCAGTCTTTGAACTTTGGTCTTGCTCACATGGACACCTTCGCCTGGGTGGGAGGCTTTTCCTCCGCTCCGAACACGAGAAAAAACGAAGATCTTTTGCCTGATCCTGCAGCGGCGAAACAGCTCAAGCTGCTCTGGCTCTCTTGCGGTAGCCGTGACGGTCTCATCCACATCAGTCAGGACTTCCATGCCTATCTCAAGGCCAATGGCGTTCCTCATCTCTGGCATGTCACCGACCACGCACACGATTTCACCGAGTGGAAGCAAGCGTTGTATTGGTTTGTTCAGAAACTCGCGTTCACTGAGGCGGCTGCGGAGACCACGCGTTAAGCTTAGAGACTTGAAGCGAACCGAGGCGAGACAATAGCACCCCCGTTCAGTCTCCAAACCCTGGATATATCAGGCCTTGCCGAGCGAAAGGAGATTCTCGGACCGCTCGCTCCGTCGCCATACAATGGTGGGAACTGTTTTCGCTGGACAGCGAGAGCCTTCTGATTTGGCGGGCACTTGTTGAAGCGATCCCCGCATCCAGTTTTTGACCTCGGCTAGTCCGACTAACCCGTCAGTCGGCTCCTATATTAGGTCATAACGACATTGGAGCTCCCAGCAGACCTCCACTCCAATCCGTCTTTCGGATAGCAGCCTCATCATCATTGATGATCAATATCCTTGAGTGGCAACGGTGGGCCTAGTCCCATTGTAAAATGAAGGGAATCAAGAATGATAGAAATTTCATTTTAAGCTAAAATACTAAATTTAGATCAATCCAATAAGATTTTAACGCTAAAGCTGTTGAATCGATCCCTTGTTGAGCTAACACGAATATTCCGAAATTCATGAACACCTGTTCTTCTTACCCCTCGTCAGCCTTGAGAATTTGGCTGTTTTTGTTCGTGGTATTTCTGGGAGGGCTGAGGGCGGCAGTGCCAGTCCTGGATCCAAATTTTAGTGTA
The sequence above is a segment of the Prosthecobacter debontii genome. Coding sequences within it:
- a CDS encoding alpha/beta hydrolase, encoding MASRHAKPMHLRIAIFLHLACLICSGADIAEPMENPVQSPPPQPRQAWAPIELKADDKPAFPAPLPGWDEPRDDIPHGKLEILEYHSKTVGTRRKLNVYTPPDYVPEKKYPVLYLLHGIGGDEWEWERGAQVNVILDNLIADGKAESMIVVMPNGRAQTNDRPTGDVFQHAPAFTVFEHDLLEDVIPTIESRHAVRKDREQRALAGLSMGGGQSLNFGLAHMDTFAWVGGFSSAPNTRKNEDLLPDPAAAKQLKLLWLSCGSRDGLIHISQDFHAYLKANGVPHLWHVTDHAHDFTEWKQALYWFVQKLAFTEAAAETTR
- a CDS encoding sulfatase family protein — protein: MKSLLTLLSLFCLTAFAADRPNIVVILSDDYGYGSVGCYGADGKLIQTPNLDRLAKEGRRFTDANTTSSVCSPTRYSLITGRYCWRTSEKHGVLGTFSPLHIETTRLNMASLLKKHGYNTAAIGKWHLGYGKADDSPVWKTDYAAELSPGPLDIGFDYHFGVPANHGDLTGIYVENRFVYGLRDGKIPAGMKISGPDRDNPNFKATYTAEDTESGRVQTLDLDAPRRINEKVMPYLTEKSADWIRQQSKDTPFFLYYTPVAVHNPVTPDKDIAGTSKAGPYGDWIHELDRSVGGILAALDEKGLTDNTLVIFTADNGGVFRPERDMPQTDAYKAGLKVNGILRGGKHTVWQGGFTVPFIARWPGHVPAGTVCKEMVSLADILATTAALVGEKLPAAGTAAEDSYNILPALLGQEAKPARSDMIVHSSDGIYAIRKGPWKWIEGVPAQGIRRKQSEEFKPQLYNVQEDPSETKEVSAEHPEVVKELSALLVRYRDGGYSREMPPILEKPQPKIAELPAVSGEAVLTESLAEVPGKPWTTGRGVWKSKDGAVWGTQKGAKDAGATLRVPISVKEGTLDYQIQFQGADRHSMRIEAGADKRSFRVEISPTHVGLTKNPEPGQDKTQTEPLARKAIELQPDLWYPVRITFKGDTVTVQVNDTVISGTHALLGEEKKALNFLVFGDGLGFKNVKLVK
- the thrC gene encoding threonine synthase — translated: MFYISTRGQTRPHTFSEAVEAGLATDGGLFLPEKLPDIAGKLAGWASLSYAELAAEFFQLFAPEIPAEEWRALTQEAYSKFDSPDVAPLKKLSDQIHVLELWHGPTLAFKDFALQLLGLLYKRQVKLKGKKLAVLGATSGDTGSAAIHGCMGQDGIDIFILYPNGRVAPLQERQMACTGASNVYAIPMPGTFDDAQGVVKECFGDPAFVSAVNLSAVNSINIARVLAQCVYYIWAWLKLPAEARATVEFVVPTGNFGNVLAGWLAQQMGLPCGGFRVATNQNDILYRFFESGEYKQGEVRPSYAPSMDIQAASNFERYLYFLLGKDQEQVRQVMLRMKQGERVTLPKPKSSFRATRMDDAMIADTIAQVWRDYSYVVDPHTACAFTGLAEDRVSVVLSTASPAKFPEVVQEATGTEPLHPTLEALKDKALQTYPLESSPEPLKAFIREKVSGK